In Marasmius oreades isolate 03SP1 chromosome 1, whole genome shotgun sequence, one DNA window encodes the following:
- a CDS encoding uncharacterized protein (BUSCO:EOG09265PUI), whose translation MSDKIREFIEIPQQFVRDGNQFLTRCTKPSQKEFLQICRAVAVGFAVIGFIGYFVKLIHIPINSILVGGA comes from the exons ATGTCCGATAAAATTCGAGAATTCATTGAAATTCCTCAACAGTTTGTGAGGGATGGAAACCAG TTCTTAACACGTTGCACAAAACCATCTCAAAAAG AATTCCTTCAAATATGCAGGGCGGTCGCAGTTGGTTTTGCTGTTATTGGATTCATAGGGTACTTTGTGAAGCTCATCCATATACCAAT CAATAGCATCCTTGT CGGCGGGGCGTAG
- a CDS encoding uncharacterized protein (BUSCO:EOG09260DBG): MSVLRHVLRPLRISAHRFRGFASVYQPDSLFSPLDEFPRRHIGPDDKESFYMLDRLGYKSMNAFIEDTIPSKIRIPTSAIDNVSIPALSESELHARAKALGAANKSFKSYIGTGYHCAVVPPVILRNITENPAWYTPYTPYQPEVAQGRLESLVNFQTMVMSLTSMDIANASLLDEATAAAEGMVMAFMQSGQKKKQFLVDSGVLPQTIAVLRTRAKGFGINLVIADVNVALQDESVKSQICGVLVQYPDVNGHISDYTSLADTVHAAGGLVVCATDLLALTMLKPPGEWGADIVLGNSARFGVPAGYGGPHGAFFAVREALKRKMPGRLVGRSRDATGKLAYRLALQTREQHIRREKATSNICTSQALLANMAAMYAVYHGPEGLKRIANKVHGFTQVFRTAVENMGYHATNSTFFDTITLDVSSATKNADAVHALSISEGINLRKIDEKHVGVTFDESVTPGELVQLINVFASAASTSPVALSDLKEPETISIPPYLQRTSQYLPHPVFNKHHSETEMMRYIHHLASKDIGLVHSMIPLGSCTMKLNSTSSMIPLTWPEFSSVHPFAPYEQVKGYHVVIQELEDDLAKITGFHATSLQPNSGAAGEYAGLSVIRAYHESRGERHRDVCLIPLSAHGTNPASAVMAGLKVVSVKVLADGNLDLVDLKTKAEKHKDSLAAFMITYPSTFGVFEDGVQDACKIIHENGGQVYLDGANLNAQVGLTNPAVCGGDVCHMNLHKTFAIPHGGGGPGVGPICVAEHLAPFLPSHPIMPESNEKAIEAVSAGPFGSSSIHLISWAYIKMLGGQGLIDSTKIALLNANYMAGRLAGHYSLKYKNANGRVAHELLIDLAEFDKAAGLKVTDFAKRLQDYGFHPPTCSWPISTCILIEPTESETLEEIDRFCDAMIQIRKEVEDIITGQQPKDNNLLKNAPHPASVITVSDSEWDRPYSRHTAAYPLPYLEEKKFWPTVSRIDDAYGDLNLICDCPSVEELAS; the protein is encoded by the exons ATGTCGGTCCTGCGCCACGTCCTGCGGCCTCTCAGGATCTCAGCTCATCGTTTCAGAGGTTTTGCCAGCGTTTACCAACCCGATTCACTCTTTTCACCTCTCGACGAGTTCCCGCGAAGACACATTGGGCCGGATGATAAGGAATCGTTTTATATGCTCGACAGGTTGGGCTACAAGTCCATGAACGCATTCATTGAGGATACAATTCCATCCAAGATTCGCATACCAACTTCGGCAATTGACAATGTATCTATCCCTGCACTCAGCGAATCGGAACTGCACGCACGAGCCAAAGCTTTGGGGGCGGCGAACAAGTCCTTCAAGAGCTATATTGGAACGGGTTATCATTGTGCTGTAGTTCCGCCCGTAATCTTACGCAAC ATCACTGAAAACCCTGCATGGTACACCCCTTACACCCCCTATCAGCCTGAAGTCGCACAAG GTCGTTTGGAGTCTCTGGTCAACTTTCAAACTATGGTCATGTCCTTGACGTCGATGGACATCGCTAATGCTTCTCTACTCGACGAAGCTACTGCTGCCGCAGAGGGCATGGTCATGGCTTTCATGCAATCCGgtcaaaagaaaaaacaGTTTCTCGTAGATTCTGGCGTCCTTCCGCAGACAATCGCTGTCCTCCGCACGAGAGCGAAGGGTTTCGGAATCAATTTGGTTATCGCGGACGTTAATGTCGCCCTACAGGATGAATCAGTGAAATCCCAGATCTGCGGTGTGCTTGTACAGTACCCGGACGTGAACGGTCACATCTCGGACTATACCAGCCTTGCAGACACCGTTCACGCAGCGGGTGGATTGGTCGTTTGTGCGACGGATCTTCTTGCTTTAACGATGCTCAAACCCCCCGGTGAATGGGGTGCCGATATTGTCCTTGGGAATTCTGCCCGATTTGGCGTTCCTGCCGGTTACGGAGGTCCTCACGGAGCGTTTTTTGCTGTGAGGGAAGCTTTGAAGAGGAAAATGCCCGGTCGCTTGGTTGGACGCAGTCGTGATGCAACCGGAAAGCTTGCGTACAGACTCGCTTTACAAA cTCGTGAACAACATATTCGACGGGAAAAGGCCACCAGCAATATCTGCACTAGCCAAGCTCTCCTTGCCAACATGGCTGCCATGTATGCCGTCTACCACGGACCAGAAGGCTTGAAGCGAATTGCGAACAAAGTCCACGGTTTCACGCAGGTGTTCAGAACCGCCGTAGAGAATATGGGTTATCATGCTACCAACTCCACTTTCTTCGACACCATCACCTTGGACGTCTCCTCCGCGACTAAGAATGCCGACGCTGTTCACGCTCTATCTATCTCGGAAGGCATCAATCTCCGGAAAATTGATGAAAAACACGTTGGAGTAACCTTTGACGAAAGTGTTACTCCAGGAGAATTAGTTCAGCTTATCAATGTTTTTGCTTCTGCAGCGTCTACTTCCCCTGTTGCTCTTTCGGATCTCAAGGAGCCTGAAACCATTTCGATTCCCCCTTACCTTCAACGTACCTCCCAGTACCTGCCTCACCCTGTGTTTAACAAGCATCACTCTGAGACCGAAATGATGCGTTATATCCACCACTTAGCCTCCAAAGACATCGGTCTTGTTCATTCAATGATCCCTTTGGGGAGCTGTACAATGAAGCTCAACAGCACGAGCAGTATGATCCCTTTGACATGGCCTGAATTCAGCTCCGTCCATCCATTCGCCCCGTATGAGCAAGTGAAGGGTTACCATGTTGTCATCCAAGAGTTGGAAGACGACCTTGCGAAAATCACTGGCTTCCATGCTACTTCTTTGCAACCGAACTCGGGCGCAGCGGGAGAATATGCAGGTCTTTCAGTGATTAGAGCTTACCACGAGTCGAGGGGAGAGAGACATAGGGACGTTTGCTTGATTCCGTTGAGTGCCCATGGAACAAATCCCGCC TCTGCGGTCATGGCTGGATTGAAAGTCGTATCCGTCAAGGTCTTGGCAGATGGTAATCTTGATCTCGTCGATTTGAAGACCAAGGCCGAGAAGCACAAGGACAGTCTTGCCGCATTTATG ATCACGTATCCCTCTACATTCGGTGTATTCGAAGACGGCGTTCAAGAT GCCTGCAAAATCATTCACGAAAATGGTGGGCAAGTTTATCTGGACGGCGCTAATCTCAATGCTCAAGTTGGCCTCACAAATCCTGCTGTCTGTGGAGGGGATGTCTGCCACATGAACTTGCATAAAACCTTTGCAAT CCCtcatggaggaggaggacctGGTGTTGG GCCCATCTGCGTCGCTGAGCATCTCGCCCCATTCCTCCCATCCCATCCTATCATGCCTGAATCAAACGAAAAAGCTATCGAAGCCGTCTCTGCAGGGCCGTTTGGatcctcttcaatccacctcaTCTCGTGGGCGTACATCAAAATGTTAGGCGGGCAAGGTCTCATCGATTCCACTAAGATTGCCCTGTTGAACGCGAACTATATGGCCGGAAGACTCGCAGGACATTACAGTTTGAAGTACAAGAACGCCAATGGTCGCGTGGCGCACGAATTGTTGATTGACTTGGCTGAGTTTGACAAGGCTGCTGGGCTGAAGGTCACCGACTTTGCGAAGAGGTTGCAAGATTATGGCTTTCATCCCCCGACATGTTCTTGGCCAATATCTACGTGTATACTCATTGAACCAACGGAGTCAGAGACATTGGAAGAGATCGATAGATTCTGTGACGCGATGATccaaataagaaaagaagttgaagatattATCACTGGACAGCAGCCGAAAGACAATAACCTCTTGAAGAACGCACCTCATCCGGCTTCTGTCATCACTGTGTCGGATTCAGAATGGGACCG CCCTTACTCTCGCCATACCGCTGCATATCCCCTACCTTATCTCGAAGAGAAGAAATTTTGGCCTACTGTTTCCCGAATTGACGATG CTTATGGAGACCTCAACCTCATT TGCGACTGCCCCTCCGTAGAAGAACTGGCCTCGTGA
- a CDS encoding uncharacterized protein (BUSCO:EOG09260WUA) — protein sequence MTGSHERTPEATAMTSFMRPAQIPQHGQLAQQQPPRLMPNVVDDYERWYTEPVSNNRMTLSLRSGIDSEIGWALDRLCRLCYNEQFSLRSIPGLMDALFEWPEWFVREGYKEAEFTSTNIFAPSLTAVRRRRHALESLFVLRNSSLLDQNSDDLVQHSRTTPLIINALHNLNPELDDHHEFTLHCIDLFLSVGANYTLPSPSAPPKKNILQPLLQILSTSSNRTLIISTFSAVTLIFSNPHNTPYLTSDSPALEAAIRYLPLLGDKPLLDASLNYLLLHLSNTSMLRAFMLHSAMPSVLKILVNLLVIEQVEESVTLDITGTVHTVPSTVYATHDHELTSAELDSLVDTPEPQRCYDWMKIMFVSKNDGELTQVDFWNYYKDTFSPFADKYPLLVASDVIKNVNFVFPHAQAMVIPGPPQRFIVRGVDRRKDTVVAERLKCHWDRSQCPHPVFTSHNDLCKHLLAHLDSTEDSSTDCGCLWSSCPRAGLTKKNLRSHVLTHLWSPQSPDKHPSQSDTITLSSPNAPYPIPKPTTRPPPAPRSTVINYKRPAVDPPSSSLTALLCIRILFRSSFTSTEAAPKVDADHFGFPGVVEDSEGTDIIESTDTDSEGRRRGRKAFTTVRVLLEKVQIKDEVLNGWIGEMVDAGLTGMLQSE from the exons ATGACTGGCAGCCATGAAAGAACAC CGGAAGCGACGGCCATGACATCGTTCATGAGGCCTGCACAGATACCTCAACATGGCCAACTTGCTCAACAGCAACCTCCACGTCTCATGCCAAATGTCGTCGATGACTACGAAA GGTGGTACACCGAGCCCGTTTCAAACAATCGAATGACACTTTCATTACGCTCCGGAATAGATAGTGAAATCGGGTGGGCACTGGATCGTCTGTGTCGGTTGTGTTACAACGAACAGTTTTCGTTGCGTTCAATACCAGGACTCATGGACGCGTTGTTCGAATGGCCCGAGTGGTTTGTACGGGAAGGGTACAAAGAAGCGGAATTCACTTCTACGAATATATTTGCACCATCTTTAACGGCAgttagaagaagaaggcaCGCCCTCGAATCCCTTTTTGTGTTGCGGAATAGCTCTCTACTCGACCAGAACAGCGACGATCTGGTGCAACATTCACGTACCACTCCTCTCATCATCAACGCACTTCACAACCTTAATCCAGAATTGGATGATCATCATGAATTCACTCTACACTGTATCGACCTCTTCCTGTCAGTGGGCGCGAACTATACACTACCTTCCCCTTCCGCACCTCCGAAAAAGAACATTCTTCAGCCATTACTTCAAATCTTATCGACATCTTCGAACCGTACCCTCATAATTTCAACATTTTCGGCGGTCACGCTCATCTTTTCTAACCCACACAATACTCCTTATCTCACCTCTGATTCACCTGCGCTCGAAGCCGCTATACGGTATCTCCCTCTTCTAGGTGACAAACCCTTACTCGACGCGTCTTTGAACtaccttctccttcatttATCAAACACCTCCATGTTGAGGGCCTTCATGTTACATTCAGCTATGCCTAGCGTTCTTAAGATTCTTGTTAATCTGCTTGTTATTGAGCAGGTTGAAGAATCAGTCACTCTAGATATCACCGGGACAGTTCATACAGTGCCTTCAACGGTTTATGCTACCCATGATCACGAATTGACTAGTGCAGAATTGGACAGCTTGGTCGACACTCCAGAGCCTCAACGGTGTTATGACTG GATGAAAATCATGTTTGTTTCAAAAAATGACGGGGAACTAACACAAGTCGACTTTTGGAACTATTACAAGGACACATTCTCCCCCTTCGCCGACAAATACCCTTTGCTCGTCGCGTCAGATGTCATTAAAAATGTCAACTTCGTCTTTCCCCACGCCCAAGCTATGGTGATTCCTGGCCCACCCCAACGTTTTATTGTACGAGGAGTCGATAGACGGAAGGACACCGTTGTGGCAGAACGACTAAAATGCCACTGGGATCGTTCACAATGTCCACACCCGGTTTTCACCTCTCACAACGACCTTTGCAAGCATCTTTTAGCGCATCTGGACTCAACCGAGGATTCCTCAACGGATTGTGGATGTCTGTGGTCTTCATGTCCTCGTGCGGGCCTCACCAAAAAGAACCTGCGTTCACACGTCTTGACGCATCTTTGGAGTCCACAATCGCCCGATAAACATCCATCTCAGAGCGACACCATCACGTTATCCTCACCCAATGCACCGTACCCAATCCCCAAACCTACCACTCGACCACCCCCTGCACCTCGAAGTACAGTAATAAATTACAAAAGACCTGCGGTGGATCCACCTTCTAGCTCGCTTACCGCATTGCTCTGCATACGAATACTGTTCCGTTCATCTTTTACTTCCACTGAGGCTGCTCCAAAGGTTGATGCAGATCACTTTGGGTTTCCCGGGGTAGTGGAAGATAGTGAAGGGACGGACATCATTGAGAGCACGGATACTGATAGCGAAGGCaggaggagagggaggaaGGCCTTTACTACCGTTCGTGTACTGTTGGAGAAGGTTCAGATCAAGGATGAGGTTTTGAATGGATGGATTGGAGAGATGGTTGATGCTGGACTGACTGGGATGCTTCAGAGTGAGTGA
- a CDS encoding uncharacterized protein (BUSCO:EOG09260WUA) — translation MTSFMRPAQIPQHGQLAQQQPPRLMPNVVDDYERWYTEPVSNNRMTLSLRSGIDSEIGWALDRLCRLCYNEQFSLRSIPGLMDALFEWPEWFVREGYKEAEFTSTNIFAPSLTAVRRRRHALESLFVLRNSSLLDQNSDDLVQHSRTTPLIINALHNLNPELDDHHEFTLHCIDLFLSVGANYTLPSPSAPPKKNILQPLLQILSTSSNRTLIISTFSAVTLIFSNPHNTPYLTSDSPALEAAIRYLPLLGDKPLLDASLNYLLLHLSNTSMLRAFMLHSAMPSVLKILVNLLVIEQVEESVTLDITGTVHTVPSTVYATHDHELTSAELDSLVDTPEPQRCYDWMKIMFVSKNDGELTQVDFWNYYKDTFSPFADKYPLLVASDVIKNVNFVFPHAQAMVIPGPPQRFIVRGVDRRKDTVVAERLKCHWDRSQCPHPVFTSHNDLCKHLLAHLDSTEDSSTDCGCLWSSCPRAGLTKKNLRSHVLTHLWSPQSPDKHPSQSDTITLSSPNAPYPIPKPTTRPPPAPRSTVINYKRPAVDPPSSSLTALLCIRILFRSSFTSTEAAPKVDADHFGFPGVVEDSEGTDIIESTDTDSEGRRRGRKAFTTVRVLLEKVQIKDEVLNGWIGEMVDAGLTGMLQSE, via the exons ATGACATCGTTCATGAGGCCTGCACAGATACCTCAACATGGCCAACTTGCTCAACAGCAACCTCCACGTCTCATGCCAAATGTCGTCGATGACTACGAAA GGTGGTACACCGAGCCCGTTTCAAACAATCGAATGACACTTTCATTACGCTCCGGAATAGATAGTGAAATCGGGTGGGCACTGGATCGTCTGTGTCGGTTGTGTTACAACGAACAGTTTTCGTTGCGTTCAATACCAGGACTCATGGACGCGTTGTTCGAATGGCCCGAGTGGTTTGTACGGGAAGGGTACAAAGAAGCGGAATTCACTTCTACGAATATATTTGCACCATCTTTAACGGCAgttagaagaagaaggcaCGCCCTCGAATCCCTTTTTGTGTTGCGGAATAGCTCTCTACTCGACCAGAACAGCGACGATCTGGTGCAACATTCACGTACCACTCCTCTCATCATCAACGCACTTCACAACCTTAATCCAGAATTGGATGATCATCATGAATTCACTCTACACTGTATCGACCTCTTCCTGTCAGTGGGCGCGAACTATACACTACCTTCCCCTTCCGCACCTCCGAAAAAGAACATTCTTCAGCCATTACTTCAAATCTTATCGACATCTTCGAACCGTACCCTCATAATTTCAACATTTTCGGCGGTCACGCTCATCTTTTCTAACCCACACAATACTCCTTATCTCACCTCTGATTCACCTGCGCTCGAAGCCGCTATACGGTATCTCCCTCTTCTAGGTGACAAACCCTTACTCGACGCGTCTTTGAACtaccttctccttcatttATCAAACACCTCCATGTTGAGGGCCTTCATGTTACATTCAGCTATGCCTAGCGTTCTTAAGATTCTTGTTAATCTGCTTGTTATTGAGCAGGTTGAAGAATCAGTCACTCTAGATATCACCGGGACAGTTCATACAGTGCCTTCAACGGTTTATGCTACCCATGATCACGAATTGACTAGTGCAGAATTGGACAGCTTGGTCGACACTCCAGAGCCTCAACGGTGTTATGACTG GATGAAAATCATGTTTGTTTCAAAAAATGACGGGGAACTAACACAAGTCGACTTTTGGAACTATTACAAGGACACATTCTCCCCCTTCGCCGACAAATACCCTTTGCTCGTCGCGTCAGATGTCATTAAAAATGTCAACTTCGTCTTTCCCCACGCCCAAGCTATGGTGATTCCTGGCCCACCCCAACGTTTTATTGTACGAGGAGTCGATAGACGGAAGGACACCGTTGTGGCAGAACGACTAAAATGCCACTGGGATCGTTCACAATGTCCACACCCGGTTTTCACCTCTCACAACGACCTTTGCAAGCATCTTTTAGCGCATCTGGACTCAACCGAGGATTCCTCAACGGATTGTGGATGTCTGTGGTCTTCATGTCCTCGTGCGGGCCTCACCAAAAAGAACCTGCGTTCACACGTCTTGACGCATCTTTGGAGTCCACAATCGCCCGATAAACATCCATCTCAGAGCGACACCATCACGTTATCCTCACCCAATGCACCGTACCCAATCCCCAAACCTACCACTCGACCACCCCCTGCACCTCGAAGTACAGTAATAAATTACAAAAGACCTGCGGTGGATCCACCTTCTAGCTCGCTTACCGCATTGCTCTGCATACGAATACTGTTCCGTTCATCTTTTACTTCCACTGAGGCTGCTCCAAAGGTTGATGCAGATCACTTTGGGTTTCCCGGGGTAGTGGAAGATAGTGAAGGGACGGACATCATTGAGAGCACGGATACTGATAGCGAAGGCaggaggagagggaggaaGGCCTTTACTACCGTTCGTGTACTGTTGGAGAAGGTTCAGATCAAGGATGAGGTTTTGAATGGATGGATTGGAGAGATGGTTGATGCTGGACTGACTGGGATGCTTCAGAGTGAGTGA